From the Alkalibacter rhizosphaerae genome, one window contains:
- a CDS encoding polyprenyl synthetase family protein, with translation MNELWMEYPEIGNMLEEVNALILRSTNDADEFITEAVSSAVVSSGKMLRPAFVVLSAKFGDYDKESLLRLAAVTEMLHIATLVHDDIIDEAKLRRGIESVQSRYGKDSAVFIGDYLFAKCFTLLSEKQHNKSMEKLANAILKICRGELKQYRLRYMYDVNIMNYLKIITGKTAALFSMSFHIGAAEGNLSDRQIKTLSRIGYYCGMAFQIIDDCLDYSDKKTIKKSTMNDLKQGYLTLPVIYALGKDKDNKLKHLLETTDFNKTDMETIHDLIMSYDGLTQARQLAKKYTAKAFKLIETLPASDNRNTLEDIVKKMLHRKY, from the coding sequence ATGAACGAACTTTGGATGGAATATCCTGAAATTGGTAATATGTTGGAGGAAGTGAACGCATTGATCTTGCGTTCCACAAACGATGCCGACGAGTTTATAACAGAAGCGGTTTCCAGTGCTGTGGTTTCCAGCGGCAAAATGTTGAGGCCTGCTTTTGTGGTCCTTTCCGCAAAATTCGGAGATTACGACAAGGAATCCCTTCTCCGATTGGCGGCTGTTACGGAAATGCTGCATATCGCTACTTTGGTCCATGACGACATCATTGATGAAGCAAAACTGCGAAGAGGGATCGAAAGCGTGCAAAGCAGATATGGCAAGGACAGTGCCGTTTTTATCGGCGACTACCTTTTTGCCAAATGCTTTACCCTTCTCTCCGAGAAACAGCACAACAAATCCATGGAAAAATTGGCCAATGCCATTTTAAAGATCTGCCGTGGGGAATTGAAACAGTATCGACTGCGCTATATGTACGATGTAAATATCATGAATTATTTAAAAATCATTACCGGTAAAACTGCCGCATTGTTCTCCATGAGCTTCCATATCGGCGCAGCGGAAGGCAACTTGTCGGATCGCCAGATCAAAACCCTGTCACGGATCGGATACTATTGCGGCATGGCTTTCCAGATCATCGATGACTGTCTTGATTATTCCGACAAAAAAACCATTAAAAAGAGCACCATGAACGACTTGAAACAAGGATATCTGACCTTGCCGGTCATTTATGCCCTCGGCAAGGACAAGGACAACAAGTTGAAACACCTTCTGGAAACAACGGACTTCAATAAAACAGACATGGAGACGATCCATGATTTGATCATGTCTTACGACGGTTTGACACAAGCTCGTCAACTGGCCAAAAAATACACAGCCAAGGCATTCAAACTGATCGAAACCTTGCCTGCATCAGACAATCGAAATACCCTGGAGGATATCGTGAAAAAAATGCTGCACCGAAAGTATTAA
- a CDS encoding S-ribosylhomocysteine lyase produces the protein MKPIESFTIDHTKLYPGLYASRKDRYGDTTLTTFDLRMKKPNVEPVLGTDSVHALEHLGATYLRNHPDYASRIVYFGPMGCRTGFYLILEGNLESRDIVPLIIELFEFMAGYEQEIPGASEVECGNFRDMNLEDAKKEANDYLQLLKSIPEDRLHYPQ, from the coding sequence ATGAAACCAATAGAAAGTTTTACCATCGACCACACCAAATTGTATCCCGGACTATATGCATCCCGAAAAGATCGATACGGCGACACTACCTTGACCACCTTTGATCTGCGAATGAAAAAGCCGAACGTAGAGCCTGTATTGGGAACGGACAGCGTCCACGCCCTGGAACATCTGGGAGCCACTTATTTGAGAAATCACCCCGATTACGCCAGCCGCATCGTCTACTTTGGCCCCATGGGATGCAGGACCGGTTTTTATCTGATTTTAGAAGGAAATCTGGAAAGCAGGGATATAGTTCCCTTGATCATCGAATTGTTTGAATTTATGGCAGGATACGAACAGGAAATACCAGGAGCAAGCGAAGTGGAGTGTGGAAATTTCAGGGACATGAACCTGGAAGATGCCAAAAAAGAAGCGAACGACTATTTGCAGCTATTGAAATCCATCCCCGAAGACCGATTGCATTATCCACAATGA
- a CDS encoding aspartate kinase codes for MDQLIVQKYGGTSVGDIDRIKNVAKRVVRTKENGDNVVVVVSAMGDTTDVLVEMAYAISEDPHKREMDMLLSTGEQISIALLAMAIQSLGHEVISLTGAQCGIQTSSRHSKAKIDAIHTDRLEKELSAGKIVIVAGFQGVNKDMDITTLGRGGSDTTAVALAAALHADKCQIFTDVDGVYTADPRIVPAARKIEKISYDEVLELAALGAQVLHPRAVEMAGKYHVSLEVRSSFNNNSGTIIGEVSELEKVLIRGISLDENIAKISVLEVPDKPGIAFKLFSFLAGADIHVDMIVQNVNRNNVNDITFTVALDELQNAVKIAQQFAFEVGAEKVEFDRGVAKLSVVGTGVVANAEVASKFFEALYEIGVNIQMISTSEIKISCIIDTSSGKDAMKHIHEKFNM; via the coding sequence ATGGATCAGTTGATCGTACAAAAATATGGCGGCACCAGTGTTGGAGATATTGACAGGATCAAGAATGTGGCCAAACGTGTCGTCCGGACAAAAGAAAATGGGGACAATGTCGTTGTCGTCGTATCGGCCATGGGGGATACGACGGATGTTTTGGTAGAAATGGCCTACGCCATCAGTGAAGATCCTCACAAAAGAGAAATGGACATGTTGTTGTCAACGGGGGAGCAAATCTCCATTGCCTTGCTGGCCATGGCCATTCAGAGTTTGGGTCATGAAGTGATCTCCTTGACGGGAGCCCAATGCGGCATACAGACGTCGTCCAGGCACAGCAAGGCAAAAATCGACGCCATCCATACAGATCGATTGGAGAAAGAGCTCAGCGCCGGTAAGATCGTCATTGTGGCAGGGTTTCAGGGCGTCAATAAAGATATGGACATTACTACCCTCGGCAGAGGGGGGTCGGATACTACGGCGGTTGCATTAGCGGCAGCGTTGCATGCGGATAAGTGCCAAATATTCACGGATGTTGATGGCGTATATACGGCAGATCCAAGGATCGTACCAGCAGCAAGAAAGATCGAAAAAATATCCTACGATGAAGTGTTGGAGTTGGCCGCACTGGGTGCCCAGGTATTGCATCCCAGAGCCGTTGAGATGGCTGGCAAATATCATGTTTCCTTGGAGGTAAGATCCAGTTTCAACAACAATAGTGGTACCATTATAGGGGAGGTTAGCGAGTTGGAAAAAGTATTGATCAGAGGAATATCATTGGATGAGAACATAGCAAAAATTTCCGTCCTGGAGGTGCCGGACAAACCCGGGATCGCATTCAAGCTTTTTTCTTTTTTAGCAGGAGCGGACATTCATGTGGACATGATCGTACAGAACGTGAACAGAAACAACGTCAACGACATAACATTTACGGTGGCACTGGATGAGCTGCAAAATGCAGTAAAGATCGCCCAGCAATTTGCATTTGAAGTCGGTGCTGAGAAAGTGGAGTTCGATCGAGGTGTTGCTAAGCTTTCGGTGGTGGGAACAGGTGTAGTGGCCAATGCAGAAGTTGCATCCAAGTTTTTCGAAGCATTGTATGAGATCGGGGTAAACATTCAGATGATCTCCACCTCGGAGATCAAAATATCCTGTATTATAGACACCAGCAGTGGCAAGGATGCCATGAAGCACATCCACGAAAAATTCAACATGTAA
- a CDS encoding homoserine dehydrogenase: MKIALLGMGTVGSGVYEIINEEKGNYFAKAQEKITIKKVLVRDKGKKRNDFIDEEILTESFDEILNDEEINAVIFAMGGLEPEFTFMKRSMEKGKHVITANKAVVSEYFEELLNLAKKHNVMFLFEASVGGGIPIITSLKGTLQINQIDEIKGILNGTTNYILSKMSSEGKAFADVLQQAQEMGFAEADPSADVDGFDVSRKLAILSSIAFGSHIKDEDIYKRGIRDVGKEDMEMFSNLGYILKFLAHSKRMDGTYSASVEPVLLSNKDIMSNVNEEFNIVSIKGNIIGELQFYGKGAGKNPTANAVVGDLLYIMNNQNSRESIDLSQHLTNKGLGAFNGKYYLRISLKDHPTFTAVLDLVDEVSKIKKMMVEKNNVFVITEELDAAVVNSLVDRLRSMGTSVFYARILS, encoded by the coding sequence ATGAAAATTGCACTGCTGGGTATGGGGACTGTTGGTTCCGGCGTATATGAGATCATAAATGAAGAAAAAGGAAATTACTTTGCCAAAGCACAAGAGAAGATCACCATCAAGAAAGTTTTGGTTCGGGATAAAGGAAAGAAAAGAAATGATTTTATCGACGAAGAGATATTGACGGAGTCTTTTGATGAAATTTTGAATGATGAAGAGATCAATGCCGTAATTTTTGCCATGGGAGGGCTGGAGCCGGAATTTACTTTCATGAAACGATCCATGGAAAAAGGGAAACACGTAATAACAGCGAATAAGGCCGTCGTTTCGGAATATTTTGAGGAACTTTTGAATCTGGCAAAAAAACACAACGTGATGTTTTTGTTCGAAGCCAGTGTGGGAGGGGGGATCCCCATCATCACATCCCTGAAGGGAACCTTGCAGATCAATCAAATCGATGAGATCAAGGGGATCCTTAACGGGACGACCAATTATATTCTAAGTAAAATGTCATCAGAGGGCAAAGCCTTTGCAGATGTATTGCAGCAAGCGCAGGAAATGGGATTTGCAGAAGCCGACCCCAGCGCGGATGTGGATGGTTTTGACGTATCGCGTAAGCTGGCCATTTTGTCGTCCATTGCTTTTGGCAGTCATATAAAGGATGAGGACATTTACAAGAGAGGCATACGGGATGTGGGAAAGGAAGACATGGAAATGTTTTCGAATCTGGGATACATTCTTAAATTTCTGGCCCATTCGAAACGAATGGATGGGACATATTCTGCAAGTGTCGAACCGGTGTTGCTCTCCAACAAAGATATTATGAGCAACGTCAATGAAGAGTTCAACATCGTTTCCATTAAAGGGAATATTATTGGAGAGTTGCAGTTTTACGGAAAGGGTGCCGGTAAGAATCCCACAGCAAATGCAGTCGTTGGGGATCTGCTGTATATCATGAACAATCAGAATAGCAGGGAGTCCATTGATTTGTCTCAGCACTTGACAAACAAAGGCCTTGGTGCATTTAACGGCAAATATTATTTGCGCATTTCCCTGAAAGACCATCCAACCTTTACAGCAGTGTTGGATCTGGTGGATGAAGTATCCAAGATCAAAAAAATGATGGTAGAGAAGAATAATGTTTTTGTGATCACCGAAGAATTGGACGCTGCTGTGGTCAACAGCCTGGTCGATCGGTTGCGATCGATGGGAACGTCGGTGTTTTATGCAAGAATTCTTTCTTGA